Within the Telopea speciosissima isolate NSW1024214 ecotype Mountain lineage chromosome 4, Tspe_v1, whole genome shotgun sequence genome, the region GAATTGGGCCGGGCaggaaactggaggagataattttccatctcATTCGTGCTTTCCTGACTAGCAGCTACCGATATCatagataaagaaagaaagaatcacGCTCTCATACATAAGGAAATTCCAAAGGAAGAAATATCCTTCACCCGTACTCAATATTTAAGATTGAGAATGTAATGATTCCTTACTGTAGGACCTGCGGCTATGGGCATCAAATCTTCCTTTAATTTGCTTGAGCTTAATTCATCTAACTCACCATACACCCACCATGTCAAAACTTGGACAAGCATTAATTAAGCAAAGAAAaagccactgatcacatgaaaTTGGTGAACACCTTAACCAAATCATCACAAACCCATCAACACAAGAGATTATTAATCTTCCTTCTAATAACCCTGGAAAGGCATACAATTCAAACCCCACAAAAGCTTCCCCAACCGACTTCCATCACttcataatataaaataaaaaggtaatCTACAGTTAGTTTCATTAATGAATAGTTAATTATGCACGCGAATGTGATAAAGAAAGTTGGTTATAGATTAAGACTGCTTAACATTAATGATACATGTCTAGTAGCTTTCTCAAAGGTGGCCCAAGTGCACGTTTGGGTATCAATGCTTAATAGTGTCCTTaaattttctatcttctttcaTAACTTCAGTGCTTCTCTTTTAGTTAGGACTCTTAAGGTAGTGGTCCTTAACAAACCAACCTATAAAGCCCACATTATCTTTCACTTATAGATAAATCTTTATCCTTACCTTCAATTCCTGGCTTAAAACTAAAGCAGCAAGGAAAGGGCCCTGTTGTTTCCCCTTCTCTTTACAATTCATTTATCAAACACCTATGATTCTATCATGGTTGTCTAAATTCCCTTATCATACCAAAGGGTCCCCTGTTTCcaatttcatatattttatgtGCAAAGGTATCCTTTCCAACTGTGATATCAGAAATGTTCTctcttttgggtttaagaaggcTTTTCTAACCATTCAATTAACAGGGTTCATTTGTCATCCATGGTGATTATAGTTTATAGATCTCCTAACTAGCTGGGCTGACCCCACTAATCTCCTTCCAAAATGCTTCTTATGTGACAGAAGCCATCCTTCCATCCTCATTCGAGGTATCTATTTAAACAAATCAAAGACTTAAGCACTCATTAGAAAGGATGCTAATGGTAGAGGACATGATAGCAATTTAATTTATTCATTTGTGTCAGTTCTCACTCCTTTGtcaagttatatatatattttcaacCAATGTGGCTTTTCTCATTCTACACTAATTTCATCTCCAGATTGGTTTTATTCCTCCCAATTGTATGGATTCAGATTTCAATCTAAATAGTCTCCAATCCCTTCAAGAGCCAATGGATTTTCTTTCGCGTGCTTGGTGCAATTCTGCTATTCAAGTGTACCAACCAGGGGAACAAGATCAGTCCATTGTTCTCCAAGATAAGAAGTTTAATTCACCGGAAAGCAACCCGAAAGCCTCAATTCCGGTGAGTCGAATTTAGATCATTCTCATTAGCATTAATgtcagaaaatttgaaaaataaggaCTGTGAACTTATGCAGAAGATGGACAAGAGCATGAAGATGGATGATGGAGACAACAAGCCTTTGCCCCCATGGAAATCAAATGATTTGAAGGTAATAACATAAACAGTTATATGTAACAGAGCTACTGTATTCATGTCCATTCTCATTGATTTAATCTTTCTTCCTACTAGTCATGGATCTGGCTACAGCAAGCTATGCATCCAGAGTTAAACTACGACCGATGTTTCCGGAAAAAATGGGTAAATTTGTTTTCTACAGTGTTTTTGAGTTGGGTTCAGGTCTCAAGTATTGTGTCTCTAACATAGTAGTAATTATTTCTATGTAGGCTCCATGGAAGCTAATACCATTTAAGAACATATCTTTGAAGAAATGGTTTAAGGATATAAAGCAGaggaagaaggtggaagagaGATTACAGAGAGCTGAAGTGCATGCAGCTATATCTGTTGCAGGTGTTGCTGCTGCACTTGCAGCAATTGCTGCAGAGAACACTAAACACAACCAAAACAACACCACAAAGGAATCTGCAGTGGCTACTGCAGCTGCACTTGTTGCAGCACAATGTGCACAAGTAGCAGAAGCCATGGGTGCAAAAAGGGAGCAGCTCAGCACTGTCATGGGTTCAGCCATGAGTAGTACTAGTGCCAGTGAAATTTTAACACTTACAGCTGCAGCTGCAACTTGTATTAATCTCACCTTTCTCTACTTATATATGCCCACTAGTCTAATGGCCCACATTAATGCTTAATGAGAGGGTTGGACCGGGCCAAATCAAGCGGCGGGTTGAGAAAATTGGGCTAGTTGTTGAAGTAAAAAAGATTTGGCCCAGTCCATCCAGCAAAAATTGGGCCTGATATGAACTTAAACAAGGTTGTGAAAATCAAGCCGGTTTGTATGGTTTTTGAATTGTACACCTACTAGTCACATGGCCTGCTATGTATGATTAGAGGGATGGACCGGGCCAAACCAAGCCGGTTTGTATGGGTTTTTAGATAAGGGCGTCTGATCAAAATTTTTGCTTCTATTGATGTATATCAGGGTTGAGTAGAGAGGGGGGAGGGCGGGGGGAACTATTTCCTAGTTGCTTATGGTTTTGGGGTGATTAACTTTCTTCTGGTGGTTTGTGATGTTTTAGCATTGAAGGGAGCTGCTACCCTAAAAGGAAGGCCAGGTCACCGGGATAAGATCAATGGAGTTGCACCAATACTTCCCATTGAGGAGAACAATGATTTTGACTTTGACTTTGACTTTGATAAGGGTAGATCTCTGCTCACAAAGGGAGCTGTGCTTGGAGTGGAATCACCTGATGGTAAGTAAGTCCATTGAAGTTGATGGGTTTTGCAAATCAATTGGACCTGATGGGCCACAGATCATACTATGGTAGGTGGACCAAGAATGATGGACCAAAGGCCCATGCATCAGAGAGAAATCTATCATCACAGAGTGAAAACTTTTGCTTTATTCTTATTGTCTTTTGGTGCTTATTCAGGGAAAAGCATGTTGAGATCGGTGTCTGTTATCCTCAACAATGAAGCAAAGGTTAGATCTTACTCCTCCTATCTATCCAGATTCCAGTTATTCTATTGGTTGCAACGAAATCACCCTATGATTGTAACCTAATTATCATGATTAGAAAGCCTCATGCATTCACCCTAATAATAGAAGCTAATAGAAGAAACAGGAATGATGCATGATACTAGTGTAGGTTGGGTAACATGGTATAGTATTCCATCTCAGCATGACACCATCTCTCTGCTTTCTCTGTCATAGTCAAATAGGTAGGGGCCGTAGGCCTTCTACTCCTTGTCACTATGGGTCCATGCCCAATAAAGCCCAACTGAAGCCCATCCTCCGTAATGCCCAAGCCTAGCCCATCCATACTCAAGGCTCAATCCTAAtgtttaagggtgtcaaacttTTTAGTAAACTAATAAGCTGTCACCTTACTTTTTTGTCCCTTATATTATTCTTATATGTTATTTAATGTAGGGGTGatcttatcatttcacatggacaatgaCAACTTTTGCAAATGATGTAATATCAGATCTTTCTTTTCTCATGTGCAGTGCACTGCCCAATGCACCTCACTTGGGCATCCGACGGTGCACTAGTAGTGCACCTTTAAACTTCATCCTCTCAGTCTCATGGCCACCATTGGATGTTTAAGTGTGCGGTAGCgccactttcaacttattttgaaaactctttaaggaaaaagaactttgtccggtagtgtggcctatgccagcactcccatgaatctatatATCTAtttcctcccc harbors:
- the LOC122660087 gene encoding VAN3-binding protein isoform X1, which produces MDSDFNLNSLQSLQEPMDFLSRAWCNSAIQVYQPGEQDQSIVLQDKKFNSPESNPKASIPKMDKSMKMDDGDNKPLPPWKSNDLKSWIWLQQAMHPELNYDRCFRKKWAPWKLIPFKNISLKKWFKDIKQRKKVEERLQRAEVHAAISVAGVAAALAAIAAENTKHNQNNTTKESAVATAAALVAAQCAQVAEAMGAKREQLSTVMGSAMSSTSASEILTLTAAAATSLKGAATLKGRPGHRDKINGVAPILPIEENNDFDFDFDFDKGRSLLTKGAVLGVESPDGKSMLRSVSVILNNEAKVILKIKKINMLPAAFARTKESVVLDLHAELYKDSDDGEEETDTSYLIVLTTSRGTIKLDMMDDYGHYKMWAMTITHMLMLSTSFTRYELQFYQN
- the LOC122660087 gene encoding VAN3-binding protein isoform X2, with protein sequence MDFLSRAWCNSAIQVYQPGEQDQSIVLQDKKFNSPESNPKASIPKMDKSMKMDDGDNKPLPPWKSNDLKSWIWLQQAMHPELNYDRCFRKKWAPWKLIPFKNISLKKWFKDIKQRKKVEERLQRAEVHAAISVAGVAAALAAIAAENTKHNQNNTTKESAVATAAALVAAQCAQVAEAMGAKREQLSTVMGSAMSSTSASEILTLTAAAATSLKGAATLKGRPGHRDKINGVAPILPIEENNDFDFDFDFDKGRSLLTKGAVLGVESPDGKSMLRSVSVILNNEAKVILKIKKINMLPAAFARTKESVVLDLHAELYKDSDDGEEETDTSYLIVLTTSRGTIKLDMMDDYGHYKMWAMTITHMLMLSTSFTRYELQFYQN